Proteins from a single region of Artemia franciscana chromosome 20, ASM3288406v1, whole genome shotgun sequence:
- the LOC136040064 gene encoding uncharacterized protein LOC136040064 isoform X1, producing MNFFALSKIRVLFKLIEIVLAIVNIGVIRDHFVLGWMPLALMYGYSPDPRYDLREKDQIYAPYVDLSFLTIFTVSGQILIILPLLVLHIWKEKVCKYLESIYLFVLALMSIVSGGLVINAFGKDKHSLFVRKEEKDAFFAFGSIMIITGIMYIFDLIVTLREREGQQQKEPTMESGQSL from the exons ATGAATTTCTTCGCTTTGTCGAAAATAAGAGTGTTATTCAAGCTCATAGAGAtt GTTTTAGCGATTGTAAATATAGGTGTCATAAGAGATCATTTTGTCCTTGGCTGGATGCCGCTTGCCTTGATGTATGGATATTCTCCTGATCCTAGATATGACCTCAGAGAAAAGGATCAGATATACGCCCCCTATGTGGATCTAAGTTTCTTAACAATTTTCACTGTTAGTGGTcaaattcttattattttaccTCTGCTTGTGCTACACATTTGGAAAGAAAAAGTATGCAAGTATCTT GAAAGTATATACTTGTTCGTCCTTGCTTTAATGTCAATAGTATCCGGAGGATTAGTTATCAATGCATTTGGTAAGGACAAGCACTCATTGTTTGtaaggaaagaagaaaaagatgcaTTTTTTGCTTTTGGG TCCATAATGATCATCACCGGGATCATGTACATTTTCGACTTGATAGTGACGTTGAGAGAACGAGAAggacaacaacaaaaagaaccAACAATGGAGAGTGGTCAAAGTCTTTAG
- the LOC136040065 gene encoding MAP3K12-binding inhibitory protein 1-like: MGDEEPSDQQINASHDTIWKRINTLIEVKRKEADIANVYEFCGEAQSTACARTSAVLYKRKDGISHLRRSRVENPYGPQTDPSLTYETNWALQERLGAVEEHLNVKPVAKDIYQRLQNVENKLLLLESVTPEYGHNLSKKIMSENVAEAKNNDTLERIIELKRRLVTKK; the protein is encoded by the coding sequence ATGGGTGATGAGGAGCCAAGTGATCAGCAGATCAATGCTAGTCATGATACCATTTGGAAGCGAATCAACACACTTATAGaagtgaaaagaaaagaagcagATATCGCGAACGTTTATGAATTTTGTGGAGAAGCTCAATCCACAGCCTGTGCCCGAACGTCTGCTGTTCTTTACAAAAGGAAAGATGGAATATCACATCTTCGGAGGTCTCGGGTTGAGAACCCGTACGGACCACAAACTGATCCGTCTCTTACCTATGAAACTAATTGGGCCCTTCAGGAAAGACTAGGTGCAGTCGAAGAACACTTGAATGTGAAACCTGTTGCAAAAGATATCTATCAAAGActtcaaaatgttgaaaataaactgtTACTTTTGGAATCAGTAACTCCCGAGTATGGACATAATTTGAGCAAAAAAATTATGAGTGAGAATGTTGCTGAAGCTAAGAATAATGATACTTTAGAAAGAATAATCGAGCTTAAAAGAAGACTAGTGACAAAAAAATAG
- the LOC136040064 gene encoding uncharacterized protein LOC136040064 isoform X2 — protein MNFFALSKIRVLFKLIEIVLAIVNIGVIRDHFVLGWMPLALMYGYSPDPRYDLREKDQIYAPYVDLSFLTIFTVSGQILIILPLLVLHIWKEKVCKYLESIYLFVLALMSIVSGGLVINAFGKDKHSLFVRKEEKDAFFAFGF, from the exons ATGAATTTCTTCGCTTTGTCGAAAATAAGAGTGTTATTCAAGCTCATAGAGAtt GTTTTAGCGATTGTAAATATAGGTGTCATAAGAGATCATTTTGTCCTTGGCTGGATGCCGCTTGCCTTGATGTATGGATATTCTCCTGATCCTAGATATGACCTCAGAGAAAAGGATCAGATATACGCCCCCTATGTGGATCTAAGTTTCTTAACAATTTTCACTGTTAGTGGTcaaattcttattattttaccTCTGCTTGTGCTACACATTTGGAAAGAAAAAGTATGCAAGTATCTT GAAAGTATATACTTGTTCGTCCTTGCTTTAATGTCAATAGTATCCGGAGGATTAGTTATCAATGCATTTGGTAAGGACAAGCACTCATTGTTTGtaaggaaagaagaaaaagatgcaTTTTTTGCTTTTGGG tTTTGA